The Pseudarthrobacter sp. NS4 genome includes a window with the following:
- a CDS encoding LysM peptidoglycan-binding domain-containing protein produces MANNGESGIRTDAIVAGGLLLLGFLLSLIGAGLVGQWQNTAARNQTFRVEDLLGAAAATAGAGLLLWWIISLMCAAAGLLLEKHGNARAAAVTRRMSPAFMRRLVVAAVSVQLLSGPAAQAAGPVPGPQWSPTGGQETSAPAATGNEPAVPATQEHETSEPDNPIMEASSPEGLNGGALELTPVTGDPLEQIPADHASRLEPAPVDGLPVSDKLPAARPAPRSTIHPGWQPSAPVVEPGLLAAPPVRSQSSLHQETGRQPGFVAVLAGDSLWDIVAHHLGPQASDVDIALEWPRWYEANKALIGQNPDVLLPGQVLLPPPTA; encoded by the coding sequence ATGGCAAACAATGGTGAGAGCGGAATCAGAACTGATGCCATAGTCGCGGGAGGTTTGCTGCTGCTGGGTTTCCTGCTTTCCCTGATCGGAGCAGGACTTGTGGGCCAATGGCAGAACACGGCCGCCCGGAACCAGACGTTCAGGGTGGAGGACCTGCTGGGGGCCGCCGCAGCCACGGCCGGGGCAGGTCTTCTCCTTTGGTGGATCATCTCCCTAATGTGTGCCGCCGCCGGTCTGCTGCTGGAGAAGCATGGTAACGCCAGGGCGGCCGCCGTGACCCGCAGAATGTCTCCAGCCTTCATGCGGCGCCTGGTGGTTGCCGCTGTTTCCGTCCAACTGCTGTCCGGTCCGGCCGCACAGGCAGCAGGCCCAGTACCGGGTCCGCAGTGGTCGCCGACCGGCGGGCAGGAGACCTCCGCGCCTGCCGCAACAGGAAATGAGCCAGCCGTCCCCGCAACCCAGGAACACGAGACCTCTGAGCCTGACAACCCGATTATGGAAGCCTCTTCCCCTGAGGGCCTCAACGGTGGGGCCCTGGAGCTTACACCCGTAACGGGGGACCCGCTGGAACAGATACCGGCGGACCACGCATCGCGCCTTGAACCGGCCCCTGTAGACGGACTTCCCGTATCCGACAAGCTCCCTGCAGCCCGGCCGGCTCCGCGGTCAACAATTCATCCGGGCTGGCAGCCGTCGGCGCCGGTAGTGGAGCCCGGATTGTTGGCCGCACCTCCCGTCCGCAGTCAATCCAGCCTCCATCAGGAGACCGGCCGGCAACCCGGGTTTGTGGCTGTCCTTGCCGGGGACAGCCTGTGGGACATCGTGGCACACCATCTGGGGCCCCAAGCGTCGGACGTGGACATCGCACTCGAGTGGCCGCGATGGTACGAGGCCAACAAAGCCCTGATCGGCCAGAACCCGGACGTACTTCTCCCGGGACAAGTCCTGCTGCCGCCTCCAACCGCGTAA
- a CDS encoding Rv3235 family protein, with translation MPAVTPIRSVRERNANERQTAREGVRAGKPAVDRGRAGIYSPANPPTLRPADETAEVRAITRGTIQASMEVLAGIRPIHQLARRLDPRCLANLQHRASLIRRELTRTGNPALARLHRNSIVRSVRVCEVAEGIYEASAVVVDDVRARAVAVRLERSKLVWRVTELVIG, from the coding sequence ATGCCCGCAGTCACGCCCATCCGGTCTGTCCGGGAACGCAACGCCAACGAGCGCCAAACGGCACGGGAGGGGGTCAGGGCAGGTAAACCGGCGGTGGACCGAGGCCGGGCCGGCATCTACAGCCCCGCGAACCCACCAACTCTTCGGCCTGCGGACGAAACGGCTGAAGTGCGGGCCATCACCCGCGGCACAATTCAAGCTTCCATGGAGGTACTGGCCGGGATTCGGCCTATCCACCAGCTGGCACGGCGGCTCGATCCACGGTGCCTGGCGAACCTGCAGCACCGCGCGTCCTTGATCAGGCGGGAACTTACCCGAACGGGAAACCCTGCCCTGGCACGGCTGCACCGGAACTCCATCGTCCGCTCAGTCCGCGTCTGCGAGGTGGCAGAAGGCATCTATGAGGCCAGTGCAGTAGTCGTGGACGATGTCCGTGCACGTGCCGTCGCTGTCCGGCTCGAGCGCAGCAAACTGGTCTGGAGGGTGACTGAACTTGTCATCGGGTGA
- a CDS encoding helix-turn-helix domain-containing protein: MPRFLTLADVAEQLQINSPAAYALVRSGELKAIQVGGRGQWRVEEKMLEQYIQERYAEASRMIQESKSKSV, from the coding sequence ATGCCCAGGTTTCTCACACTCGCGGACGTCGCCGAGCAGCTCCAGATCAATTCTCCTGCCGCATACGCCCTGGTGCGAAGCGGCGAATTGAAGGCTATCCAGGTCGGCGGAAGGGGCCAGTGGCGGGTCGAAGAGAAAATGCTGGAGCAGTACATCCAGGAACGGTATGCCGAGGCAAGCCGGATGATCCAGGAGTCCAAGTCCAAGTCCGTCTGA